DNA from Thermomicrobiales bacterium:
GAACCGCGCTCAACTGGCCAGCCGCGGACAAAACGTTGATGACCAGGCCGGAAACGACGGCGTCGTATTGATTGGAAGCGACCGGAAGCGCGCGCGCGTCCCCAACTTCATAACGCACGCGCGCATCCTCGATCTGTCGCCGGGCGTAGGCGATATAGGTCGAAGAGGGATCGACTCCCACAATCTCCTTCGGCTGCTCGACATCGAGCACCGCCTGGATCAACGCGCCGGTACCACACCCGACATCGAGCCAACGACCGTTCTTCCCAGCATCGAGCCAATCGAGAAAACGAGGCGCCACCATGCGGCTCCATCGTCCGGTCAATGGCTCATACGCTTCGCCGGCGGTGGCAAGCTGAGTCGGATTCTGGTTCACCGTAACGGGCCTCCCGGCCGAGAATCGATTTCGATTCGGTCAATGTAGCAGAGAGCGGCGCACCGGAAACGCTTGACAGACGCGAACATCAGTTCTACGGTTGCTCCACAATGCGCGTCCCGCCGAGATTGGTAGACTGGAGACACCATGAGTGACGTCCGATTCGGCTATACGATCGTCTATGTTCCCGAGGTTCAGGCCGCGCTCGACTTCTATGCGCGCGCATTTGGATTCGAGCCCGGCTTTGTATCGCCGGATGGCTCCTACGGCGAACTGCAGACCGGGTCGACCACGCTTTCGTTCGCCTCGGAAGCGCTTGGAGAGTCCCATTTCGCCCATGGCTTCCTGCGTCATTCTTTGGCAAATCCGCCATTTGGCACCGAACTTGCCTTTACGACACCCGATGTCGACGCCACCGTGGCTTCGGCGCTGGATGCCGGCGCGCATCTCCTGGTTCCCGCGGAACTGAAGCCGTGGGGACAGACGGTTGCCTGGGTGCGCGATCCGCATGGTGTATTGATCGAAATTTGCACGCCGATCGGGTAGTCGAGCCCGAACGATTCGAGGGGGACCTGTGCCGCGCGTCGATTGTCTGTTGCTCGTCGATTCGGCGCAGGTTGCCAATGGCAAACTCTATGTCCTTGGCGGTGGCTGGGCTCGCTTGACGACCACGCAGGCGCCCGTCACGCGCAGCTTCGAGACGGCCATTCGGGTCGTGGTCCCCTGGACGGAAACCAACCGGCCGCATGCGTTGGAACTTCAACTGGAGAACGAAGACGGTCAGGCGTTGCTGGAGCAACCCGTAAAAGCGGAAATCCGCGTCGGGCGCCCAGCATCTTTGAAAGATGGCACCGATCAGGTGGTGCCGCTTGCGCTGCGCCTTGGTCCAGCCACACTCGAACGGGAAGGACGGTTTGCCGTGATCGTGCGCTGCGAAGGTGAAGAAATCGCCCGCACCGCATTCGATCTGGTCTTGAACCGGCCGCAGCCAGCTGCGATGGGGTGAGGGAGGGGTGCTGGGGGCCGGAGTCCGGAGTCCGGAGAACGTTTGCTGGCGTGAGGCCGTGAGAATGTGGGTGTGTCAGGCCGAGTCAATATGCTCAGCTGTTCGCGACGGCAAGGGATGAGTTGTTCAGGATTCGGGGAGCGAGCTCAGGTGTTTTTCGAAATGCCGGTCGTCGTCCCAGACGCCGAGCTCGGTGAAACCTGTGGCGAGATAGAGCGCGATGGCGTCGGTCCAATCATGGGTGGTTTCGCAGACGAGTCGGCAATAGCCGCGAGCACGGGCAGCAGCTTCGAGTTGCGCGACCAGGCGTTTGCCGAGTCCCTGGCCACGTGCGGACTTGGCGACGCTCATGCGGACGATGCGGCCCGTTTCGGCATCTTCCCGCAGCAATCCGGCTGTGCCGACGATGACGCCCAAAGGGTCTTCGGCAACAAAGAAATCGGCTGACTCGGGAGGATAGTGGGCGGCAATGTCGTCCACATCTGGGTTGAGTGTTTCGTCGATGAAACCCCAATGCTCGCCCAACCCGGTAAGGATGAGCGCGCGGGCGGCAACCTGATCGTCCGGCCGAAATCGGCGAATAGTGGCGAGCGTCTGACTCATAACCCTGGAATCGCCCAGCCGACCAGACGCGCGATCAGCATGACAAAGGCGCACAGCCCGAGAACGAAGATGATCCCGACGATCAATAGCGTGGCGGAGAGCCCGAGGCAACACCCGCCTCCACCAGAAGACGTGTAGACGCGCCCGGTGAACTGCGGCGGCGGCATGGACTGCGACGGGGGCGGCTCGGCATCGTCGATCGGCTGCTCGCGCACATCGATGACACG
Protein-coding regions in this window:
- a CDS encoding VOC family protein, with the translated sequence MSDVRFGYTIVYVPEVQAALDFYARAFGFEPGFVSPDGSYGELQTGSTTLSFASEALGESHFAHGFLRHSLANPPFGTELAFTTPDVDATVASALDAGAHLLVPAELKPWGQTVAWVRDPHGVLIEICTPIG
- a CDS encoding GNAT family N-acetyltransferase, with product MSQTLATIRRFRPDDQVAARALILTGLGEHWGFIDETLNPDVDDIAAHYPPESADFFVAEDPLGVIVGTAGLLREDAETGRIVRMSVAKSARGQGLGKRLVAQLEAAARARGYCRLVCETTHDWTDAIALYLATGFTELGVWDDDRHFEKHLSSLPES